Sequence from the Montipora foliosa isolate CH-2021 chromosome 12, ASM3666993v2, whole genome shotgun sequence genome:
TCTAACGGCAGATTTACTCCTCTAGTGATTCTGATAGTAAAAACTTCAGAAAACCTCGcagttttgattttagaattttacATGATGTCCAGTGAAAACACTTTGTAGGAGacttcactgtttataaataattcttctgttttgttaattttgctaaccctaaaacaaaagaacctttgtttcgacagccaatagatctctggttggcacatcaatgacaataggtgacgtaacagTGAGTACCACCAAAACTGGGCATAATGTCCCGACATGGTATGGAACATGGTATTAAGTTGAATTGTTTACAAAGGAGTACATCCTAACAAAATTAATCAAAGCTGAATTTATAATGAATGCGCTTTTTGTGGAAGACTTGATGTTAAGAAGGTTAACTTGAAGCATTGGCGGTCAAGTCTTACTTAATTCCTTTCTCGTAAAGTAACTGACGCTCTTGGTCTGTCAGTGGTTCATCATGAAGCTTGCCTAATTCGGCTGTTATCTGTTGATCTCCTTCATCATCTTCAGCTGGATTCAAAGAATCGGGATTACTTTCGGCTCTCTCTGCCTCAACCTGCTCGTCTGGGGACTCCAACACACCAGTTTGCATCTTCAAATGCTGTAAGATGGAgctaaattatttgttgtgTGCAAGGCATAATCGATCAAACGTTCTGTTCTGTTCACCATGCAACGTTCTGATCTGATCACTATACAAACAACAAGCTTTTCATGTCGTGTAAGATAACATGAAAGTCGACCCTCGGCTTCCCACCactaattttaaaaaagcttaCGAATTTTTCAAGACTGTAAAGTCTAAAACTTAAACAAGGCAAAAAACTGAATTATCAATCTGTAGATTTGTCGGGACCTCGagaaatttcacaaaaagaatCTCTTAGAAACGCACCAATCAGCAACGGTCAGCTGGTTGTACAATATCAAACATTCGCAACGATCCCATCAAGCGTTGCAAACGCGTTTCAATCGAAAAACAGCAGCGATGGAAGAACGACCACTTGTCAGTCTAACATCGATAGATGTTCAGGAAGCCGAAGCAAAAGTCTTCGACAATCACGAAGCCTTCATTTCACTTCTCTCTGAACACGATGTGCAAACATCTCGGGGAAAACTTCGCGTCAGTCGTCAGGGAAAAGACAAAAAGCCAGCTATCGTCACCTTTCACGATATTGGACAGAACCATACCTCAGCATTTCTTGGCTTTTTTAACTTCACCGAAAATCGACCCCTTCTCGATAATTTCTGCATTTATCACATTGATGCTCCTGGTCAGGAAGAAAACAGCGATGACCTGGGAGAAGAATATCAGTATCCAACGATGGACGAGTTATCCGACATGGTCGGGGAAGTTGTTGATTTCTTCGACATCAAGCGTTTTATTGGGTTTGGGGTTGGTGCGGGAGCTAATATCCTCAGTCGATATGCGCTTTGGCACCCGACAAGAGTAGAGGGGTTAGTGCTGCTGGAATTAGTTGCTTCTAATGGCGGCTGGATCGAGTGGGGATATCAGAAGGTAACGCCTACGCTGCTTGTCAAATTTAGCTACAATTGTACGTAGCTTGCATGCATGACAGTGTGTAAAGCATGTTTACTTTAGAAACATagtgaataatttatttttcagaTTACTGCTTGTTGAAAAGCACGTATTAGTTGTCgaataaaatcaaataaatgcATTTACAACTGCATTcctattacaaaaaaaaaccgaaagattattgcaaaaaataaatttaagtcTTTGAAGGTGATAATTTTATATATAGACGTTCATCGTTCTGGGCTTTGTAC
This genomic interval carries:
- the LOC137979696 gene encoding protein NDRG3-like, which gives rise to MEERPLVSLTSIDVQEAEAKVFDNHEAFISLLSEHDVQTSRGKLRVSRQGKDKKPAIVTFHDIGQNHTSAFLGFFNFTENRPLLDNFCIYHIDAPGQEENSDDLGEEYQYPTMDELSDMVGEVVDFFDIKRFIGFGVGAGANILSRYALWHPTRVEGLVLLELVASNGGWIEWGYQKLCVRQLKNKGLTTFVEDYLLWHHFGKKTKEENMDLVHAFKQSIQSVLNPRNLSLFINSYLHRTDLQIHRPDKTSAKKVQALKCPALLITGATSPHQDDVVNTNSRLDPEVSTYFSVSESGGMPLEEQPHKVATSLILFLQGLGYLTRLHTQPPKVTPQATQEPTVC